A segment of the bacterium genome:
TGGCGCGGCTGGTGTCGTCGCTGGTCGGGTTCTGCACCGGCAGATCGCCCGACTCGTTGGCGAACCCCACATAGGCCGACAGGTAGCGGATGTAGTCGTTGCGGAACTGCAACTCGACGGTGCGGGTGGCGGCGTCGACGACGGTGGCGGCGACGAACTTCACGCCGTGGACGCCGGTGCCCGGCGGATATTCCGCCGTCACCGAGAACGGCGCCGCGGCGGCCGCGCCCGGCGCGTCCGATCCCGATGCGTCGATCTCGGTGATCCCGCTGGTGGGGTGCCAGTTGGTGCCCTCGAACCTATCATCGTCGAAGATGGCCTGCTTGATCTGCTGCGCCACCGACGTGACGCTCTGCGAGACGGCGTCGTCGGGATCGTAGCGATAGGCCGGGTTGCCCTGGTCGTCGGTCACCGGCTTGCCGTTCGGATCGGTCACCTGCACCAGGGTCGCCCAGCCGCCGGTCGTCTTCGCCGGCCACGCGGCGGCGATGTCGAAGGCCAGGGTGGCGAGGTACGGCGTGCAACTCGGGTCCGCGGCGCCGCACGGCGCGCTCTCGATCATGTTCAGGATCGCCGCGCCCTGCGCGACGTCGAGATTCATGATCTCCTGGCCGTGGAAGACGAGCGACACCGCGGTGTCCCACGGCGTGATGTAGCCGGGGATGCCGATGACCAGATTCTGCAGTCCCGACCCGGCAGGCGCCGCGACGGTGCGCGGCGCCGCGGCCGGACGCGCGGACGCTGGAATGTGCACGTAGAGCGCCGCCAGCGCGTCCCGGCCGTCGGCGTCGACCCCGGTCACCATCAGCAACTGCAGCGCGTCCGCCGGCAGGTCGACGTCGGCGACGTAGTGCGTCAGCCGCTCGTCCGGCACGGCGCCGAGCATCGGATCGCCCTGCCGCGCGGCGGCGCGCGACTCGGCGGTGTGGGCGACGATCGCCGCGCGGTTCGACTCACTCATCACCGCGATCAGGCGCAGGTCGCGCAACGGCGCGAGCGAGAAGTCGAAGTGCAAGGTGCGCCGCTCGCGCGGCCGCGCCGGCACCGGCGTGCGCGTCGGCGACGGGGGCGGCGTGAGGCTCGGCGTCGCGGTCGGCCGCACGGCGCCGTGGTCGTCGGACCCGCAGCCCGCCAGCCACCCCGGAACGGTCAGCGCCGCGCCGGCCAGCGTCGCTTCGGCCAGAAACCGTCGCCGACTCAGCTCGCGCTGCGCCCGTTCGCCGGTGGCGCGCTCGGCGGCGCGGCGGATTGTTCGTCGCGTCGATCCCATGTTCCTCCTTCCGCCGCAGCCTCGCGGGCATCGATCAGCTCAGCGCGACATGCGTTCACACTCGATGAGCAAAACAAACGTGTCAAGGCGATCCGCGGCCGCCAGGCCGCGCGCCCGCCAGAACCGGCTGGTCGGCCTCGCACTCCGGGCATGGCCATCGCGACCGCCTTCCGCCGCTTGCCGGAGCCCAGCCGACTGCGAAGGTATCATCGAGGAGGTCGTATGCACCCGGGTTTGTCCGTCGACTTCGCGCTCGCGCCGTTCCTGGTGATCTGGGAGACCACGCAGGCCTGCGATCTGTCCTGCACGCACTGCCGGGCCGCGGCGCAGCCGCTGCGACACCCGGCCGAGCTGAGCACCGCCGAGGGCGTGGCGCTGCTCGACGACGTCGCCGACATGGGCACCCCGGTCTGCATCCTCAGCGGCGGCGATCCCGTGAAGCGGCCGGATCTCCTGGAGCTGATCCGCCACGGCAAGCGGCGCGGGCTGCGCATGGGAACGATTCCGGCCGCGACGGCGCGGCTGACCGAGTCGCTGGTCGGCGACCTGCGGGGCGCCGGGCTCGACCAGATGGCGCTCAGCCTCGACTTCCCCCGCCGCGAGCTGCACGACGAGTTCCGCGGCGTGCCGGGCGCCTTCGCGCGCACCATGGAGGCGGTCGAGTGGGCGCATCGCGCCGGACTGCCGCTGCAGATCAACACCACGCTGTGCGGCCGCTCGGCGCCCTACCTGTCGGAGATGGCGGCGCTCGTCGAACGCCTGGGAATCGTCTTCTGGGAGGTGTTCTTCCTCGTGCCGATGGGCCGCGGCGAGCGCCTCGGCGGCCTGACGCCGGCGCAGTGCGAGGATCTGTTCGCCATCCTGCACCAGGTGCAGCGGCGGGCCGGGTTCGTGGTCAAGATCACGGAGGCGCCGCACTACCGCCGCTACGTCGCCCAGCGCGAGCACGCGAACGGCGAGCACCATCGCGCCGGCGCCGCGCTGCCGAGCCTGCTCCAGCGCTCCGAAGGACCCGGCCATACCGTCGGGCTGGCGACCCGCGGGGTCAACGCCGGCAACGGCTTCGCCTTCGTCGCCCACGACGGCACCGTCTTCCCCAGCGGCTTCCTGCCGCTCGCCGCGGGCAACGTCCGCGCGCAGCGCCTGTCCGCGATCTACCGCGACGCGCCGCTCTTCCGCGAGCTGCGCGATCCCGACCGGCTGCTCGGCCGCTGCGGGCGCTGCGAGTATCGCGGCATCTGCGGCGGCTCGCGCTCGCGCGCCTACGCGTTGACCGGCAACCACCTCGCCAGCGACCCCTGGTGCTCGTACCAACCGGCGTCGTAGCCGCAGCGAGTCGCCGGCGGGGCGGCGTCCGGCGCGCTCACCAGGGCTCGACCCAGGGGCGAAGGTCGATCTCGAACGTCCAGGCGCTGCGCGGCTGCTGGTGCAGGGCGAAGTAGGTCTCGGCGATGTCGTCGGGGCGGAGGAGGCCGTCGGCGGGGCGCGAGCGCGCCAGGTCGGGGAATCGCTCGCGAATCCACGGCATGTCGATCGGGCCGTCGATGACGACGTGGGCGACGTGGATGCC
Coding sequences within it:
- a CDS encoding TIGR04053 family radical SAM/SPASM domain-containing protein, coding for MHPGLSVDFALAPFLVIWETTQACDLSCTHCRAAAQPLRHPAELSTAEGVALLDDVADMGTPVCILSGGDPVKRPDLLELIRHGKRRGLRMGTIPAATARLTESLVGDLRGAGLDQMALSLDFPRRELHDEFRGVPGAFARTMEAVEWAHRAGLPLQINTTLCGRSAPYLSEMAALVERLGIVFWEVFFLVPMGRGERLGGLTPAQCEDLFAILHQVQRRAGFVVKITEAPHYRRYVAQREHANGEHHRAGAALPSLLQRSEGPGHTVGLATRGVNAGNGFAFVAHDGTVFPSGFLPLAAGNVRAQRLSAIYRDAPLFRELRDPDRLLGRCGRCEYRGICGGSRSRAYALTGNHLASDPWCSYQPAS